Proteins encoded in a region of the Sphingomonas sp. OV641 genome:
- the addA gene encoding double-strand break repair helicase AddA, whose amino-acid sequence MSSSSGTRPLPPLRGEQRRASAPDAHVWLSASAGTGKTQVLSARVFRLLLRGVDPSAILCLTFTKAGAAEMAARVSQRLAAWVRMKDRDLFADLTALGETGDPEQRDRARTLFAKVLDAPGGGLRIQTIHGFCQGLLAAFPAEAELVPGFRPIEAREEAVLARATLADLLVSAEAEGRTGPLEAIGKLSIRLGEAGAERYLHDCARAALALEELPTGIQPWLRRELDLPSGDVEEHIRHACGDDEIDLTALETISALNRAWGGKKGSARAATIATWLGAGAEERAAALEELHMVWAKTDGDPRSFVKGQAPPDPDYADLAMQMHTTCAELLGLRVRAAFADLLAEGLTVGRDYARAYAAAKRRRGVVDFDDLIAATVRLLEVPGIGDWVRFKLDQTTEHVLIDEAQDTNVSQWRIVRALVDEYFVGRGVYAPSVRTLFTVGDHKQAIFGFQGTDPVNFRAAETFFARKAADVAGDDRMPDDERGLPFEQLSLVSSFRSTRPVLEFVDAAVEALGAEALGLDTDMPPHASEVPGPGCVELWPPIAAGSGEDDLGDEEWIDDAVRANATRIARQIRTWLDNGTMLESKGRPIRPEDIMVLVKRRGEIAQLLVARLYAEGVPVAGVDRLRLNAPLAVQDLLSAIRFVLQPEDDLSLANLLVSPLIGWTQDELLDRAVPRAGSLWRHLSEHHRALLQPLDAMLARADFTTPHRFLEEILSGPLQGRRRLLARLGEEARDPIEELLSAALDFETTATPSLQRFLDWFDRGEVEVKREAEGALSAVRVMTAHGAKGLQAPVVILADATADPDATRGGTLMWTPEGLTHPIPVFPPHPSESAGPIADVASEAATRERQEHWRLFYVAATRAEERLVITGSLSPKYRAGPPEPSWYAAAQRAFDLLAVPAGEVRAFHGTTPGEPVAPKTADTATPQEQDPLPDWARLPAPPEARPPRPLAPSAIGQDMVSDPPPTPEMRAAAERGRLIHGLFERLPAVAAEDRRVAADRWLAQVGQVTDAAERARLTETVCGILANPHTASLFGPGSLGEAPISAVVEGGLVIAGTVDRLLVTPERVQVVDFKTGRFAPGGLDAVPVYHLRQMAAYVAALSIIFPDRPVEASLLYTSAPVLIPLPADLLAAHKPGLTAPEQSLAAGR is encoded by the coding sequence GTGAGCAGTTCCTCGGGGACACGCCCGCTTCCACCGCTCCGGGGCGAGCAGCGCCGTGCCAGCGCGCCCGATGCCCATGTGTGGCTCTCCGCGTCTGCCGGTACCGGCAAAACACAGGTGCTGTCCGCGCGCGTCTTCCGCTTGCTGCTGCGGGGCGTCGATCCCTCAGCCATCCTCTGCCTCACGTTCACCAAAGCGGGCGCGGCAGAAATGGCGGCCCGCGTCAGCCAGCGGCTGGCCGCGTGGGTGCGGATGAAGGATCGCGACCTGTTCGCCGATCTGACGGCGCTTGGCGAAACAGGAGATCCCGAGCAGCGCGACCGTGCGCGGACGTTATTTGCCAAAGTACTGGACGCACCTGGCGGCGGTCTTCGTATTCAGACCATCCACGGTTTTTGTCAGGGGTTGCTTGCCGCCTTTCCGGCCGAGGCCGAACTCGTCCCGGGCTTTCGTCCGATCGAGGCGCGCGAGGAAGCCGTTCTGGCGCGCGCCACTCTGGCCGATCTTCTCGTCAGCGCGGAGGCGGAAGGCCGCACCGGGCCGTTGGAGGCGATCGGCAAGCTGAGCATCCGCTTGGGAGAGGCCGGTGCCGAGCGCTATTTGCATGACTGCGCCCGAGCCGCGCTTGCGCTGGAGGAACTGCCCACGGGTATCCAGCCGTGGCTTCGCCGTGAGCTGGATCTTCCGTCTGGCGATGTGGAAGAACATATCCGGCATGCTTGCGGTGATGACGAGATAGATCTCACCGCGCTGGAAACCATTAGCGCGTTGAACAGGGCCTGGGGCGGAAAGAAGGGCAGCGCGCGAGCCGCGACAATCGCGACATGGCTTGGCGCAGGCGCGGAGGAGAGGGCAGCTGCGCTCGAAGAGCTGCATATGGTCTGGGCGAAAACCGATGGCGATCCCCGGTCGTTCGTGAAGGGACAGGCGCCGCCAGATCCCGATTATGCCGATCTTGCCATGCAGATGCACACGACGTGCGCAGAACTGCTCGGATTGCGCGTACGGGCGGCGTTCGCCGATCTGCTCGCCGAGGGGCTGACCGTTGGTCGGGACTACGCGAGGGCCTATGCGGCGGCAAAGCGGCGACGCGGGGTTGTTGATTTCGATGATCTGATTGCGGCCACCGTCCGGCTGCTCGAAGTGCCGGGGATTGGCGATTGGGTCCGGTTCAAGCTGGACCAGACGACCGAACACGTCCTGATCGACGAAGCGCAAGACACTAACGTATCTCAGTGGCGCATCGTGCGCGCGCTGGTGGACGAATATTTCGTTGGCCGCGGTGTATACGCGCCCTCGGTGCGTACGCTGTTCACCGTGGGCGATCACAAACAGGCCATTTTCGGCTTTCAAGGGACCGATCCGGTCAACTTCCGAGCGGCAGAGACCTTTTTCGCGCGCAAGGCTGCCGATGTCGCTGGCGACGATCGGATGCCCGACGACGAACGCGGCTTGCCGTTCGAACAGCTGTCGCTCGTGTCATCGTTCCGCTCCACGCGGCCAGTTCTGGAGTTCGTGGACGCGGCGGTGGAAGCGCTGGGCGCCGAGGCACTCGGGCTCGACACCGACATGCCGCCCCATGCCAGCGAAGTTCCTGGGCCGGGCTGCGTTGAGCTGTGGCCGCCGATCGCAGCTGGTAGCGGCGAGGACGACCTTGGCGACGAGGAATGGATCGACGATGCGGTCCGCGCAAACGCCACCCGGATCGCGCGTCAGATCCGGACGTGGCTGGACAATGGCACCATGCTGGAAAGCAAGGGCCGCCCGATCCGCCCGGAAGACATCATGGTGCTGGTCAAGCGGCGGGGAGAGATCGCCCAATTGCTGGTGGCCCGCCTCTATGCCGAGGGCGTTCCCGTAGCGGGTGTGGACCGGCTGCGGTTGAATGCACCGCTCGCCGTGCAGGATCTGCTGTCCGCAATCCGCTTCGTTCTCCAGCCAGAGGATGACCTCAGCCTGGCGAACCTGCTGGTGTCTCCGCTGATCGGTTGGACCCAGGACGAGCTGCTCGACCGCGCCGTTCCGCGTGCCGGCAGCTTGTGGCGTCATCTTTCAGAGCACCATCGCGCGCTCCTGCAACCGCTCGACGCGATGCTCGCCCGTGCGGACTTCACGACTCCACACCGCTTTCTGGAGGAAATACTTTCGGGCCCTCTCCAGGGTCGTCGACGGCTGCTTGCTCGCCTGGGGGAGGAAGCACGCGACCCCATCGAGGAACTCCTCAGCGCGGCACTCGATTTCGAAACAACGGCAACCCCTTCGTTGCAGCGCTTCCTCGACTGGTTCGATCGCGGCGAAGTGGAGGTGAAGCGCGAGGCGGAGGGTGCCCTAAGCGCCGTCAGGGTCATGACCGCACATGGCGCCAAGGGCCTCCAGGCCCCGGTCGTGATCCTGGCCGACGCGACGGCAGATCCAGACGCGACCCGCGGCGGAACGTTGATGTGGACGCCGGAGGGGCTTACCCATCCTATCCCGGTGTTTCCGCCTCATCCGTCTGAAAGCGCCGGCCCGATTGCCGATGTCGCGTCCGAGGCCGCCACCCGTGAGCGGCAGGAGCATTGGCGCTTGTTCTACGTCGCGGCGACGCGGGCGGAGGAGCGACTGGTTATCACGGGCTCGCTGAGCCCGAAATATCGTGCTGGCCCGCCGGAGCCGAGTTGGTACGCGGCTGCGCAACGAGCCTTTGACCTGCTGGCGGTGCCTGCGGGCGAGGTACGGGCGTTCCACGGAACGACGCCGGGCGAGCCCGTGGCGCCGAAAACTGCTGACACTGCGACCCCGCAGGAGCAGGATCCTCTGCCAGATTGGGCGCGCCTGCCTGCCCCGCCGGAGGCACGTCCTCCTCGCCCGCTGGCGCCGTCTGCGATCGGGCAGGACATGGTCTCGGACCCGCCGCCTACGCCCGAGATGCGTGCGGCGGCAGAGCGCGGACGGTTGATCCACGGACTGTTCGAGCGTTTGCCCGCGGTCGCGGCAGAAGACCGCCGGGTGGCAGCGGATCGCTGGCTGGCGCAGGTCGGGCAAGTGACTGACGCAGCGGAGCGCGCCCGCCTGACCGAAACTGTCTGCGGCATCCTAGCCAACCCGCACACCGCCTCGCTCTTCGGCCCAGGATCACTGGGTGAGGCCCCGATCAGCGCGGTCGTTGAAGGTGGCCTGGTCATCGCAGGTACGGTCGATCGACTGCTGGTGACGCCTGAGCGCGTGCAGGTGGTCGATTTCAAGACGGGTCGGTTCGCGCCCGGGGGGCTGGATGCCGTTCCGGTCTATCATCTTCGGCAGATGGCCGCCTACGTCGCGGCTCTCTCGATCATCTTTCCGGACCGCCCGGTGGAGGCCTCACTGCTTTACACGTCGGCACCCGTGCTGATCCCGCTGCCTGCGGATCTGCTGGCCGCGCACAAGCCCGGCTTGACCGCCCCGGAGCAAAGCTTGGCCGCTGGTCGTTGA
- the trxA gene encoding thioredoxin, producing the protein MATKQITDESFHADVIQSDKPVLVDFWAEWCGPCKMIGPSLEEISEELGEQVTIAKINIDENPDAPGRYGVRGIPTMILFKGGNPAATKVGAEPKGRIKAWLEGALA; encoded by the coding sequence ATGGCCACCAAGCAGATCACGGACGAAAGCTTCCACGCGGACGTCATCCAGTCGGACAAGCCAGTCCTGGTGGATTTCTGGGCGGAATGGTGCGGTCCTTGCAAGATGATCGGGCCGAGCCTTGAGGAGATCTCGGAGGAGCTTGGCGAGCAGGTCACCATCGCGAAGATCAACATCGACGAGAATCCGGATGCTCCGGGTCGTTACGGCGTTCGCGGGATCCCGACCATGATCCTGTTCAAGGGCGGCAATCCGGCTGCCACCAAGGTCGGTGCCGAGCCGAAGGGGCGGATTAAGGCCTGGCTCGAGGGCGCGCTCGCCTGA
- the argJ gene encoding bifunctional glutamate N-acetyltransferase/amino-acid acetyltransferase ArgJ: MSHATSPLALPFPELPVIAGATPRVARARYKEWDRCDLSFVTLDAGTTIAGVLTQSKCPSPEVEWCRKALVLGQARALVVNAGNSNAFTGNRGRAAVEAIAARSAAHLNCQPSDVFVASTGVIGVPLPVDKAEAGLDAAFGAAPTDWRQIAEAIGTTDTYPKGAVTKALVDGHDITLVGVIKGSGMIAPDMATMLGFIFTDAAVEAPFLQAALTAANDRTFSCITVDGDTSTSDTVLAFATGKAGNTPLASDDSAGADAFRAALADLCHQLAQLVVRDGEGATKLIEISVEGAESDRSAHRIAMSVANSPLVKTAIAGEDANWGRVVMAVGKAGEPAERDKLSIRFGETQVAVQGLAVADYDEAPVAAHLQSQEIEIGVDLGLGEGRATVWTCDLTHGYISINADYRS; the protein is encoded by the coding sequence ATGTCGCACGCTACCTCTCCGCTTGCTCTGCCCTTTCCCGAGCTGCCGGTCATTGCCGGAGCCACGCCGCGCGTGGCGCGCGCTCGATACAAGGAGTGGGACCGTTGCGACCTGAGTTTCGTCACGCTTGACGCCGGCACCACCATCGCGGGCGTGCTGACCCAGTCGAAATGCCCCTCGCCCGAAGTGGAATGGTGCCGCAAGGCGCTGGTGCTGGGGCAAGCGAGGGCGTTGGTCGTCAATGCCGGCAACTCCAATGCCTTTACCGGTAACCGCGGACGCGCCGCCGTCGAAGCGATCGCCGCCCGTTCGGCCGCCCATCTGAATTGCCAGCCATCCGATGTGTTCGTTGCTTCGACCGGCGTGATCGGCGTGCCTCTGCCGGTCGACAAGGCAGAGGCCGGGCTTGATGCCGCCTTCGGTGCCGCACCCACCGACTGGCGCCAGATTGCTGAAGCTATCGGAACGACCGACACCTATCCGAAGGGCGCGGTTACCAAAGCGTTGGTCGATGGGCACGACATCACGCTTGTTGGCGTGATCAAGGGGTCGGGCATGATCGCGCCGGATATGGCAACTATGCTCGGGTTCATCTTTACCGATGCTGCGGTAGAGGCGCCCTTCCTTCAGGCGGCGCTGACTGCGGCGAATGATCGCACCTTTTCCTGTATTACCGTCGACGGCGACACGTCCACGAGCGACACCGTTCTCGCTTTTGCGACTGGCAAGGCCGGCAACACGCCCCTGGCGAGCGACGACAGTGCGGGTGCCGATGCGTTTCGGGCGGCGCTGGCCGATCTGTGCCACCAGCTGGCGCAGCTCGTCGTGCGAGACGGCGAAGGAGCGACAAAGCTGATCGAGATCAGCGTCGAAGGCGCAGAAAGCGACCGATCAGCGCATCGCATCGCCATGTCGGTTGCGAATTCTCCTCTGGTGAAAACGGCGATTGCGGGTGAGGACGCTAATTGGGGGCGCGTCGTGATGGCCGTTGGCAAAGCGGGAGAGCCGGCCGAGCGCGATAAACTGTCGATCCGCTTCGGGGAAACGCAGGTCGCGGTTCAGGGACTCGCCGTCGCGGACTATGATGAAGCGCCGGTGGCGGCGCATCTGCAAAGTCAGGAGATCGAGATCGGCGTTGACCTCGGACTGGGGGAAGGACGCGCGACGGTGTGGACGTGCGATCTGACGCACGGCTACATTTCCATCAACGCCGATTATCGCAGCTGA